Proteins from a genomic interval of Sphingomonas sp. Y38-1Y:
- a CDS encoding accessory factor UbiK family protein, which yields MQTENRVFDDIAKILNGAAGTLAGMGREAEAAARERAREWIGGLDFVSRDEFEAVKAMAAAARDENDALKARIDALEAKLGGGAVSDTPVPTA from the coding sequence ATGCAGACCGAAAACCGCGTGTTCGACGACATCGCCAAGATCCTGAACGGCGCCGCCGGCACCCTTGCCGGCATGGGTCGCGAGGCGGAAGCCGCTGCGCGCGAGCGCGCGCGCGAATGGATCGGCGGCCTCGACTTCGTGTCGCGCGACGAGTTCGAAGCGGTCAAGGCGATGGCCGCGGCCGCGCGCGACGAGAACGACGCGCTCAAGGCGCGCATCGACGCGCTGGAAGCGAAGCTGGGCGGCGGCGCGGTCAGCGATACGCCGGTTCCGACGGCGTGA
- a CDS encoding alpha/beta hydrolase: protein MTIFSDSPTRPVVLTVPGLGSSGPSHWQTLWEDNLPDTHRVELGMWNKPHRNAWVTKLDQAIRSTRAPVVLAAHSLGCLAVAWWAALSPQPYGWPVAGALLVAPADVDRADVHPDIAAFKPSPRQLLPFPSILVASNDDPWIEIEQARNLAAQWGSHFVDAGAQGHLNAASGIGWWSEGQELLDRVMDAAADRRGQPRSASEARQLLSVSATEAAERHYLG from the coding sequence ATGACGATCTTCTCCGACAGCCCGACGCGTCCCGTCGTGCTTACCGTTCCCGGCCTCGGCAGCTCGGGGCCTTCGCACTGGCAGACGCTGTGGGAAGACAATCTGCCCGACACGCACCGCGTCGAGTTGGGCATGTGGAACAAGCCGCATCGCAACGCCTGGGTGACCAAGCTCGACCAGGCGATCCGGTCGACGCGCGCGCCGGTGGTGCTCGCGGCGCACAGCCTGGGCTGCCTGGCGGTGGCGTGGTGGGCGGCCCTGTCGCCGCAGCCTTATGGCTGGCCGGTCGCGGGCGCGCTGCTCGTCGCGCCGGCCGATGTCGACCGCGCGGACGTCCACCCCGACATCGCCGCGTTCAAGCCCTCGCCGCGGCAGCTGCTGCCGTTCCCCTCGATCCTGGTCGCGTCGAACGACGATCCGTGGATAGAGATCGAGCAGGCGCGCAACCTGGCCGCGCAATGGGGAAGCCACTTCGTCGATGCCGGTGCCCAGGGGCATCTCAATGCCGCGAGCGGGATCGGCTGGTGGTCGGAAGGGCAGGAACTGCTCGACCGCGTGATGGATGCCGCCGCCGACCGCCGCGGCCAGCCCCGCAGCGCGAGCGAGGCGCGGCAGCTGCTCTCGGTCAGCGCGACCGAGGCGGCGGAGCGGCATTATTTGGGGTGA
- a CDS encoding TlyA family RNA methyltransferase — protein sequence MPKKRLDQLIVDRGLAESRTRAQALVMAGLVFSGERKLDKPGVSLAVDAAIEVRGRDHPWVSRGGIKLAHALDHFGWTVGEAVAIDVGSSTGGFTDVLLTRGAARVYAVDSGTNQLAWKLRQDPRVVVHEQTSARILTDAHVLEPIDLVVCDASFIGLAKVLERPLGFVRPGGGLIALIKPQFEAGREEVGKGGVVRDPEVHARVCAEVADWLAGIGWAVQGVEQSPITGPEGNVEFLIAARRPGPSPD from the coding sequence ATGCCCAAGAAGCGTTTGGATCAGCTCATCGTCGACCGCGGCCTCGCCGAGAGCCGCACGCGGGCGCAGGCGCTGGTGATGGCGGGCCTGGTCTTCTCGGGCGAGCGGAAGCTCGACAAGCCGGGCGTGTCGCTGGCGGTGGACGCCGCGATCGAAGTGCGCGGGCGCGATCATCCCTGGGTCTCACGCGGCGGGATCAAGCTGGCGCACGCGCTCGACCATTTCGGCTGGACCGTGGGCGAAGCGGTGGCGATCGACGTGGGATCGTCGACCGGCGGCTTCACCGACGTCCTCCTCACCCGCGGGGCGGCGCGCGTCTATGCCGTCGATTCGGGCACCAACCAGCTTGCGTGGAAATTGCGCCAGGATCCGCGCGTTGTCGTGCACGAACAGACGAGCGCGCGCATCCTGACCGACGCGCACGTGCTCGAGCCCATCGACCTCGTCGTCTGCGATGCGAGCTTCATCGGCCTCGCCAAGGTGCTGGAGCGTCCGCTCGGCTTCGTCCGGCCCGGCGGCGGGCTGATCGCGCTCATCAAGCCGCAGTTCGAGGCGGGACGCGAGGAGGTCGGCAAGGGCGGCGTCGTCCGCGATCCGGAGGTGCATGCGCGCGTCTGTGCAGAGGTCGCCGACTGGCTCGCCGGCATCGGCTGGGCGGTCCAGGGGGTCGAGCAGAGCCCGATCACCGGTCCGGAGGGCAATGTCGAGTTCCTGATCGCCGCGCGGCGCCCCGGCCCTTCGCCCGATTGA
- a CDS encoding TspO/MBR family protein has product MREIASMGQLRWSFARWAFVTVPAVLLLGFASGASVPSGDDSAWYQALSKPSWTPPGWAFPIAWSILYILIGIAIAMILNARSARGRNAAIALFVVQLALNLAWTPVFFGLHLVSIAAVQIVVILALAIATTFAFARVRRTAAWLMVPYLAWLSFASLLAYDIDRRNPAGETLVPSGATTQIQL; this is encoded by the coding sequence ATGCGCGAAATCGCCTCAATGGGTCAGCTCCGCTGGTCGTTCGCGCGATGGGCGTTCGTCACCGTGCCCGCGGTCCTGCTGCTGGGCTTCGCTTCCGGCGCGTCGGTCCCCTCGGGCGACGACAGTGCCTGGTATCAGGCGCTTTCGAAGCCTTCGTGGACGCCGCCCGGCTGGGCGTTTCCGATCGCCTGGTCGATCCTCTACATCCTGATCGGCATCGCCATCGCGATGATCCTGAACGCCCGCAGCGCCCGCGGTCGTAATGCCGCGATCGCGCTGTTCGTGGTGCAGCTGGCGCTCAACCTTGCCTGGACGCCCGTGTTCTTCGGGCTGCACCTCGTCAGCATCGCGGCGGTGCAGATCGTCGTCATCCTCGCGCTCGCCATCGCGACGACGTTCGCATTCGCGCGGGTGCGGCGGACCGCGGCGTGGCTGATGGTCCCCTATCTCGCCTGGCTCAGCTTCGCGAGCCTGCTCGCCTACGACATCGACCGGCGCAATCCAGCGGGCGAGACCCTTGTCCCCTCGGGCGCCACCACCCAGATTCAGCTCTGA